The Egicoccus sp. AB-alg2 nucleotide sequence CGACAGCGAGGCCGCGTGCACGTAGGTGACGTCGGGCGTCATGAACCCGTGGTCGCACATCAGTTGGATGCTGTTGTCGTTGGTGGCGCCCCAGACCCCGGCATGCGTGGTGACCCGCAACCCCTGCTCGCGGGCCGCCTCGAAGGCCGCCTTCTCCGGGAAGGCCGGGTCACCGGTCACGTCGAAGGCGAGCTGGACCTGGAGCAGGTCCTCCTTCCCGCCCCGGCGCCGATCGATGAAGGCGCGCACGTCGGCGCTGGGCACCCACTCCCACGGGCCGGCCTGGATGTTGCCGTAGGCCAGCACGTAACGCCCCGGCATGGCGGTCAGCGCGTCGGCGGCCGCCTCGGCGTGGTCGACGGTCTGCAGGCCGTGCGACCAGTCGACCACGGTCGTGACGCCGGCGTCCAGCGCCTCCACGGCGGCGAGCAGGTTGCCGGCGTGGATGTCCTCGGGCCGGAAGATCTTGCCCCAGTTGAGGTAGTAGAAGACGAAGTACTGGGTGAGCGTCCAGTCGGCGCCGTAGCCGCGCATCGCCGTCTGCCACATGTGGCGGTGCGTGTCGATCATGCCGGGCATGACGATCCCGCCCGAGGCGTCGATCTCCACGGCGTCGTCGGGTACCTCGAGGTCGGTACCGACGGCCTCGATGCGGTCGTCGACGATCAGCACGTCTCCGCGTTCGAGGACCGTGTCACTGCGGTCCATGGTCAGCACGGTGCCGCCGCGCAGCACGGTGGGCCGGCCGCTGTTGAGTCCGTCACGGGTCGCTGGAGTGTCGGTCATACGTCCTC carries:
- a CDS encoding amidohydrolase family protein, translating into MTDTPATRDGLNSGRPTVLRGGTVLTMDRSDTVLERGDVLIVDDRIEAVGTDLEVPDDAVEIDASGGIVMPGMIDTHRHMWQTAMRGYGADWTLTQYFVFYYLNWGKIFRPEDIHAGNLLAAVEALDAGVTTVVDWSHGLQTVDHAEAAADALTAMPGRYVLAYGNIQAGPWEWVPSADVRAFIDRRRGGKEDLLQVQLAFDVTGDPAFPEKAAFEAAREQGLRVTTHAGVWGATNDNSIQLMCDHGFMTPDVTYVHAASLSHDSYQRIAASGAFASVSTESEQSAGQGYPPTYALRRHGIPVSLSMDTSVWWSGDLFNAMRATLSADRSRDHLDTQADGDTVVYNALRADDVVRWGTRGGAQALDLDDLVGSLEPGKKADVVLVKNDRSPAMYPILHPYGHVVFQATRADVHSVFVNGRAVKYAHELVDVDLQRAKDEVGRTIDYLRSEMGEQEWRSGMSPDLPEQQLFDNPYQYTDWEGGRGAKGVIPSAGRA